In Etheostoma cragini isolate CJK2018 chromosome 19, CSU_Ecrag_1.0, whole genome shotgun sequence, the genomic window GAGTAGCGTACTGGACTGTCACCCCAAACTCTTTGCTGTTCTGGTTGATGTACTTCATTAGAGGATCCATGTTATTGAACTGGACAGATGAGTTGTAGAACTGTTTGTCACAGCCCTGAAACACGAGGACATTTCAGTTACGCGTTTATCTGCTagagaacaaaaaaagcaaGGGTCGGTCAAGTAATTacattaactttaaaaactgctgctttgacaaataaaaaggaTCACAAGTTTCTATTTACTCACCCATGGCCAGAGCACATGATTCGTTCTATACCACGCAGCTCTCTGCTTGATGTTCTCTACCATAGTCTTGGCGTAGGCTTGTACTGTCTCCTTGGAGACGGGCAGGCTCATGTTAGGGTAAAGTCCGTTTTTAGGAGGTTCAGGAAACACGGCAACTCCATTCCAATAAAAACCAGAGCTGAGACGTaagaaaatgtttcaatttGATGAAAAGACTCTTTTACAAATATGGATATGGAATAATGCTGATATTAAACTGAGTAGGTCAAGAGTtcaatgtatttctgtctgttacCACTTAGAGAGTCTAAACATGGACTACCTGTTGGAGAACGGTAGATGGGATGGGGTGCAGTAGCTAAACTGGTCCATAGTGTGAGTGAAGATCTGCTGCTTCTCTTTTAGAGAGGGAGAACCTCTCCATACAAACTGTAGTTTCTGTACCAAAGAAATAGATAAACAACATGCTGTGACTATCATGAACCATTTTAGGTGTGACTGACAATGccaatttctttttctgatgATATTATGTAAGGACAGCTCCCAAAGAAATGTGTTCTTTGGCTTGTCAACGTGATCGGTGGTGACGTGATTGGTGGCAGTAGTATTTGGACTGAAGCATCAACCTTGTTTTTCTGCATGGCGTCTTTGAGGTCGTAGTCAATGCGGGAGATGAGGTGGCCGTTGAACCCAGCCAGGGCAAAGAGGACTGGAGTGGTCGAGGAGGCTCCAAATGGATCCACGTGCCATGAAAACTGAGGGCGCACCCCGAACGTCTCGTAGAGAAAACCATGACCCTCTGAGAaagcacagagaaaaacaaagtctACTACATACCCTGTTCTCTCAAACTGACATTTACAGGGGGAAGGAAATGTGCTACCTGTCATTTGTAGTATCTCGTCGTCTAGATCGGTTACAGCCTCGTCGTGCATCACTTGGCCCCCGATGATGAACTCAAGTCGACCCTCTTTTACAAGCTGTCGTACCTAGAAAATCAACCAAGCCAAAGAACATGTTAAATTATAGTTACTGTGTATTTTAATGGTCACTCCAACAATTTGGTCATGGGAAAACTTACTTAGCCTGTAAAAACAGAAACGAAAATCTAGATATCTTGGCCTCTGATGTACTCCTTTTGTGATAGGTTTCTTGCAAGTGGCCAAACTTTATGGAAGTGCACTAAAGGAGTATTTATTTAAGAGAATGTACCTTGTAGGTCATTTAACAAAACTATCTTGCATTATTTGATGTCAGTACGGAGTACTGACCCATCACGTGTCCTTACTTGTTTCTTATGGGAGTCTGTGGCCACAGTATCCCACCACAGTCGAAAGAACTCCTGCTCCACAGCGATGAACCTGCGGTCCGCGGCCTTGGACAGCTCCTCAGTCACAGTGGTGTACACGTTGGCCGCGTAGGCGTGCATGCTCTCCTAGGAAGAATATACATGACGTAGAGtgaaaaactacacacacactcagggaACTGTCAAACAACAGGCTGTACACTATATGCTTGTACATTTTGAAACCTTATAAGAACATGGTGACAGAACCTACCTGAATAGTGTAAACCCAGCCAACATCCATGTGACTGTGAGGAATTACAAATGTTTGAATTGGCTTGTTTTCTTCTGCTGAGTAACagcagcaaagaaaaaacacgACAAAAAATCGCatcgtttttttgtttgtttttagcccATCAAAGAAGAGACGCGTTAAATAACTTCTTAAACCCTCACCCAGACttccttattattgttttgctGCAGCATGTGACTACTTCAGTACGGAATCTCAGAAGAACCAAACTACCTCGACGCCGCCATGGCCGCTTTTGTTGACGCGTGTGTTTGGTGACCTTTTACACCGGAAACATTTGATGTAAGCACCGCGTTCACTTGGAGGTGAGTCGAtgcagaaataaaatgtcaaaaaacaagaGAATAGCGTTGGTATTTGGAGGCTTTGTAACGGCTGTTGCCGCTGCGTTTTACCCCATATTTTTCTACCCGCTGACGCATAAAGACGAGTACAGTAAGTAACAGCTTTCCTAACATTTTAGTTACACTATCAGACAGTTTACTAATGTCGTCTAAAATACTGCTGCGTTAAAATATTTTGTTGCTAATTCTTTCCTCTTGCAGCTAGGCTAGTTGTTTCTTCACTTGGCAAAGGGGCAATATACTTGAATCTACACGAACTGTTAAGCTTAACGTGGCCATTGTTAAAAGTGCCACCCACCTCGACTTGCAAGGAAGCAATAGGAGGTTTAACTGGACACCCAGAGGTTTCCCTTCCACTTTACCGAAACCATGAACATGTAGGTAAACCAGCTAAGACACAGATAGAGCGGTGCCAGGGAAATTCTTTCAGTTAAATAGTTGTGGTTCCACTGTGTTTCTTTGTACAGCCGTTCCACTTATTGGACAGTCTTTAATCTGAGCCAGTTCTGGCCAACACAGATGGAAAGCTACAGGCCGGACATGCAGTAGAATAATGTGGATACACTTCTTCCAATGTCACTAACATTGCAGACCAAGATTAAAAATCGAAAATGCtttaatgtgaacatttttCTTCATGACAGTGATTTTACTACCTACATCTTCTGAGAATACACTGCACTCTTCTCTCTTTGCTAGGAGACGTCCAGAAGATGAACCGGGCAGGTGTGAACCAGGCAGATGTTCAACCCGTAGGTAAGAGCACATAGTAGATTTAGGTACTAAGTTTCAGTTActagtataaataaaaaataaacaatttaccATGCACAGGTTGACTGGCTCAATGCACTGctaaatttcctttttattgtttgtctagCGCAGTAATTGCcaacatattttgtttgttaactTAGGGAGCACCAGATAAAAGTAGTTTACAATATCAGGGCAATATTAATAATCAGCTACAGCACTTCAAGTATGgtgaatttgaatttgatttaattgCACATATAGTTGAGTGTAGAAAAGAGGACGACCACTCTATTATGTGTATTTCAGGGGCTTAACAGTGGTGTACTGTGGCAGTTCCATACATGCTGACACTGTTTATTGtgttctatttttctttctttctttatctaaaGGAGTGAAGATATGGTCTGATCCATTCAAACCTGCAGGCAAATGACGACCAGTGACCGCTAACCTTTCACTTATTCCACTGATGCTGATGAAGACTTTGAACGGAGAACGCCTGTTTGATGAGTGCTTGATGTGCGCGTGAGTGAATGCTTTTGGATGTTAAGTGATTCCTTAAAtcttataaataaagtttaaagcTCTTATAACtaaaggtttactccttgaaTGACTTGTTAAcgtgatatttgctttaatgGGTAATGTGTTGTgatgacagacagaaaaaaaaaatatgtctgATGGAGACGACACAAGTAGCATAAGGTTTGCTTTATACAATAGTTCACCATAAGAAAATGTAAGACAAGGTGCtgctagttttttttgtccacaagGGGGGGCCCATGCCTATCTGTTCCTCTGGTTGGTCACTGGActgtgtaatgttttgtttatgcATCATAGATATTTtggaaaacctttttattttttattttcataagcCTTGCTCTGGTATTCAGCCTGTAGGAAATTATAATCAAATACAGTGGTTTGTTTACCCATTCTATTCACAATaatcacttttgacattttattttgttttagttgatataaaaa contains:
- the smim20 gene encoding small integral membrane protein 20; protein product: MSKNKRIALVFGGFVTAVAAAFYPIFFYPLTHKDEYRDVQKMNRAGVNQADVQPVGVKIWSDPFKPAGK